The following proteins are encoded in a genomic region of Galbibacter sp. BG1:
- a CDS encoding NUDIX hydrolase codes for MNKLKIFLIFFVLNLFFTINSNAQQRNFSYFKLCVTNSQNEILLVKYKGIWELAGKKYVDTLSIKQFTAGMAGEMGVNIKDTQLRGLFTFYYNDAKYPIIFNYYSAQYHSGDLVVPPGCSDIAWFSLQEALEIIPFKTMTMSLQKMFEKPSVVWGGSFHIEKSKPMKIDKVKMLEDFYPLSR; via the coding sequence ATGAATAAATTAAAGATTTTCTTAATCTTTTTTGTATTGAATCTATTCTTTACAATTAATAGCAACGCTCAACAACGCAATTTTTCGTATTTTAAACTATGTGTGACCAATAGCCAAAATGAAATTTTGTTGGTAAAATATAAGGGAATCTGGGAACTAGCAGGGAAAAAATATGTTGACACTCTCTCAATTAAACAGTTCACGGCTGGAATGGCAGGTGAAATGGGGGTTAATATTAAGGATACTCAGTTAAGGGGATTGTTCACCTTTTATTACAATGATGCTAAGTATCCAATTATTTTTAACTACTACAGTGCACAATATCATTCTGGAGACCTTGTGGTTCCTCCTGGATGTTCGGATATAGCGTGGTTTTCACTTCAGGAGGCATTAGAAATAATTCCGTTTAAGACCATGACCATGAGTTTGCAAAAAATGTTCGAGAAACCTTCTGTCGTGTGGGGCGGTTCCTTCCATATTGAAAAATCCAAACCCATGAAAATTGATAAGGTGAAAATGCTCGAGGATTTCTACCCTTTAAGCCGTTAA
- a CDS encoding LacI family DNA-binding transcriptional regulator, translated as MKINQKYIADILKVSRVTVTKALQDHPDISEETKSKIKKLADELGYIPNGVGRSLSLKRTGMIGVVIPKINHSFFSSVIEEMYQSAIELGYQIILMVSFEDEATELANVKSLLSMNVDGILIDSVSVNPPYKSFDLVVKHKKPLIYFDRKPLGINQPGVFFEDYELSYQLTKEMTNRGYQDILYMTGSQQINICYNRFEGFKKALKEAGLSIEKSRIINTELDKKDAKKSFMKYINKGNKLPQAVVCVNDSVALGVYLACEKLKISIPEDLGVFGFGHVRVSGLVQPPLSTVKLNFKEASRSAIQKLSYLIKEGSQDSVIENQVFNGEVIYRGSIKEKA; from the coding sequence TTGAAAATTAATCAAAAGTACATTGCCGATATTTTAAAAGTATCCCGGGTAACTGTAACAAAAGCGCTTCAGGATCATCCCGATATTTCGGAAGAAACCAAATCCAAAATTAAAAAGCTCGCCGATGAATTGGGTTATATCCCTAATGGGGTGGGTAGAAGTTTATCATTAAAGAGAACGGGAATGATTGGAGTTGTTATTCCCAAAATAAACCATTCATTCTTTTCTTCAGTTATTGAAGAAATGTATCAATCAGCGATAGAATTGGGGTATCAAATTATTCTTATGGTCTCTTTTGAAGATGAGGCAACGGAATTGGCAAATGTAAAATCATTGCTCTCTATGAATGTGGATGGTATCTTAATTGACTCCGTTTCCGTTAATCCTCCCTATAAAAGTTTTGATCTGGTGGTAAAACATAAAAAACCCTTGATTTATTTTGATAGAAAACCACTTGGAATCAACCAACCAGGTGTTTTTTTTGAAGATTATGAGCTATCTTATCAATTAACAAAAGAGATGACGAATAGAGGCTATCAAGATATTCTGTATATGACCGGTTCCCAGCAAATCAATATTTGTTACAATCGATTTGAGGGGTTTAAAAAAGCGCTAAAAGAGGCAGGCCTATCTATTGAAAAATCACGCATAATAAATACTGAATTGGATAAGAAAGATGCCAAGAAGTCTTTTATGAAATATATAAATAAGGGTAATAAACTACCACAGGCTGTAGTTTGTGTCAATGATTCAGTTGCTTTGGGGGTATATCTAGCTTGTGAAAAATTAAAAATTTCAATTCCAGAAGATTTAGGTGTTTTTGGTTTTGGTCACGTTCGTGTCTCAGGTCTGGTCCAACCACCTTTGTCCACTGTAAAATTAAATTTCAAGGAGGCCAGCCGGTCGGCCATTCAAAAATTGAGTTATCTCATTAAAGAAGGATCTCAAGACAGTGTTATTGAAAATCAGGTTTTTAACGGGGAAGTTATTTACCGAGGAAGCATAAAAGAAAAAGCTTAA
- a CDS encoding vanadium-dependent haloperoxidase, which yields MKFTITLITVILSYLGFSQENKSEASYYKDQLFEITKVMVHDVISPPVAARYYAYSCLGGYIALNGTKANKNLKLLSVLPKFSSKFPLPSKNVDNHLAAPYTLLEVGKAMLPSGYLLEDIQQQMLDEYRKTDKLSEKDIQETVTYAGKVSEFIVEYASTDGYSKLSAMIGYTPKNEPGYWYPTPPAYMAAIEPNWNIIRPFFLESPEQFKPIPPTPFSLDEQSSFFKNQLMGVYNAVKNNTEEQLLIAKFWDCNPFMVRYTGHMAIGIKKITPGGHWMGITGISCQKAGYDLEKTVLAHTLVALTLHDAFISCWDEKYRSDRIRPETVINKHIDKSWKPVLQTPPFPEYTSGHSVASSAAAVILTHLFGEDFSFVDDTEVFFGLPERSFPSFYQASQEAAMSRLYGGIHYIDACENGVVQGKEIGFYVVNKVK from the coding sequence ATGAAATTTACAATAACACTTATTACGGTAATATTATCTTATCTGGGATTCTCTCAAGAAAACAAAAGCGAAGCATCCTACTATAAAGATCAATTGTTCGAAATTACTAAAGTAATGGTTCATGATGTTATTAGCCCGCCCGTTGCAGCACGCTATTACGCTTACTCATGTTTAGGGGGGTATATTGCCTTGAATGGTACAAAAGCCAATAAAAATTTAAAACTGTTATCGGTGTTGCCCAAATTTTCTTCAAAGTTTCCACTTCCGTCAAAAAATGTGGATAATCACTTAGCAGCACCCTATACGCTGCTGGAAGTAGGCAAAGCAATGTTGCCCTCCGGTTACCTTTTGGAAGACATTCAACAACAAATGTTGGATGAATACAGGAAAACTGACAAGCTTTCTGAAAAAGACATACAGGAAACTGTAACCTATGCTGGAAAGGTTTCTGAGTTTATAGTAGAGTATGCGAGCACCGATGGTTATAGTAAATTAAGTGCTATGATTGGGTATACCCCTAAAAATGAGCCTGGTTATTGGTACCCCACGCCTCCTGCCTATATGGCCGCCATAGAACCCAATTGGAATATCATTCGACCTTTTTTTCTTGAAAGCCCTGAGCAGTTTAAGCCGATCCCGCCAACACCCTTTAGTTTAGATGAACAAAGTAGTTTCTTTAAAAATCAATTAATGGGAGTTTATAATGCTGTTAAAAACAACACCGAAGAACAATTGTTGATAGCCAAATTTTGGGATTGTAACCCCTTTATGGTACGTTATACGGGCCATATGGCTATTGGAATTAAGAAAATCACTCCAGGGGGGCATTGGATGGGTATTACAGGGATTTCCTGTCAAAAAGCCGGTTACGATCTAGAAAAAACAGTGCTGGCGCATACATTAGTGGCGTTAACATTGCACGATGCTTTTATAAGTTGTTGGGATGAAAAATATAGAAGCGACCGTATTCGGCCAGAAACTGTAATTAATAAGCATATTGATAAAAGTTGGAAACCGGTTTTGCAAACTCCCCCATTTCCGGAATACACCAGCGGGCATAGTGTTGCCTCAAGTGCCGCGGCCGTAATTTTGACACACCTTTTTGGAGAAGATTTTTCTTTTGTGGATGATACAGAGGTTTTCTTTGGACTTCCCGAACGTTCGTTTCCGTCTTTTTATCAGGCTTCCCAGGAAGCAGCTATGAGCAGGCTGTATGGTGGAATTCATTATATCGATGCCTGTGAAAATGGAGTTGTTCAAGGAAAAGAAATAGGATTCTATGTTGTGAATAAAGTAAAATAA
- a CDS encoding Gfo/Idh/MocA family protein: MKKTVNFGIVGYGNIAEHHITSINTIANAKLIALCSRSEEKRRKVKDTYGIEVYANINDMLKLKELDVISICTPNGFHLTPCILAAKAGKHVITEKPLEINVSRCLQMIEACQKSQVILGCIFQNRYIPGYLTFKETVESGALGTLILASASVKWYRPPSYYKENNWRGTLDGDGGAALITQAIHSIDQMLHVMGKVKSVQGKVKTNYHDIEGEDVGTAILEFENGALGIIEGSTAIYAGFPEKLEVHGSNGSIILEAGKITQCRIKGNEQFEVKPEDGTTSASSDPKAVDVGLHIKQYQHFVDCILSGTEPEVDGQEALKSIQVLDAIYTSSRTGRIIYL; the protein is encoded by the coding sequence TTGAAAAAAACAGTAAATTTTGGAATTGTAGGGTATGGGAATATTGCTGAACATCACATAACCAGTATAAATACCATAGCCAATGCTAAATTAATAGCGCTTTGTAGCCGTAGTGAAGAGAAAAGGCGAAAGGTTAAAGACACTTACGGAATAGAGGTATATGCCAATATAAATGATATGCTTAAGCTAAAAGAATTGGATGTAATTTCTATTTGCACTCCCAATGGATTTCATTTAACACCTTGCATTTTGGCAGCGAAGGCGGGAAAACATGTAATTACCGAAAAACCTTTGGAAATTAATGTATCCCGCTGTCTACAAATGATAGAAGCCTGTCAAAAATCACAGGTTATTTTAGGTTGTATATTTCAGAATAGGTATATTCCGGGATACCTTACTTTTAAGGAAACTGTGGAGAGCGGGGCGTTGGGAACATTGATATTGGCTAGTGCTTCGGTTAAGTGGTACCGTCCACCTTCTTATTATAAGGAAAACAATTGGCGTGGTACTTTAGATGGTGATGGCGGCGCTGCCTTAATCACACAGGCAATTCACTCTATTGACCAAATGCTCCACGTAATGGGTAAAGTTAAATCGGTACAGGGTAAGGTCAAGACCAATTATCATGATATCGAGGGGGAAGATGTGGGCACTGCTATTTTAGAATTCGAAAATGGGGCCCTAGGAATTATCGAAGGAAGCACTGCGATTTATGCCGGATTTCCAGAGAAGCTAGAGGTTCATGGCAGTAATGGTAGCATTATCTTGGAAGCTGGAAAAATTACGCAATGCAGGATTAAAGGAAATGAACAATTTGAAGTAAAACCTGAAGATGGCACCACCTCGGCTTCCAGTGATCCAAAAGCGGTTGATGTAGGACTTCACATTAAGCAATATCAGCATTTTGTAGATTGCATTCTTTCAGGTACGGAGCCAGAGGTGGATGGGCAGGAAGCTTTAAAGTCGATTCAAGTTTTGGATGCTATTTACACCTCTTCGAGAACAGGAAGGATAATCTACTTATAA
- a CDS encoding carbohydrate binding domain-containing protein — MNSTLNSFTQITDGSFELQASDNLNSSYITRPDTAKANFRIVEDAKEAYHGRKFLDLTAQAGDWWGISQKIKLKPNKKYTTTFYIKGDSVEMHCGAFNSGKFLGWNNAMIPEEKWQKVSYDFYTDSTNANTTIYIAVNHSSQNVKIQIDKLEVVQELPQNN; from the coding sequence GTGAACAGTACATTAAACAGTTTTACGCAAATTACGGATGGAAGTTTTGAACTTCAAGCTTCTGATAACCTGAATTCCAGTTATATCACCCGACCAGACACGGCCAAGGCCAATTTTAGGATCGTAGAAGATGCTAAGGAGGCATATCATGGCAGAAAGTTTCTAGATTTGACGGCCCAAGCTGGGGACTGGTGGGGTATATCACAAAAAATTAAACTGAAACCCAACAAAAAATACACCACAACTTTTTACATTAAAGGCGATAGTGTAGAAATGCACTGCGGTGCGTTTAATTCAGGAAAATTCCTTGGATGGAACAACGCAATGATCCCTGAAGAAAAATGGCAAAAAGTTTCATACGATTTTTACACAGACTCCACCAATGCCAATACCACGATTTACATCGCTGTAAATCATTCGAGTCAAAACGTAAAAATTCAAATAGACAAACTAGAGGTCGTACAAGAACTACCTCAAAATAACTAA
- a CDS encoding SMP-30/gluconolactonase/LRE family protein — protein sequence MMERMFVIVLLLACFFSNGQNLKYGKVEKVAGGFKFTEGPAADREGNLYFSDVIASKIYKFNPKKGVDTVVEDTKWGNGIYISKSNDLFFCQNKGKNLVKLLTNGKVKHLLTSETSNSLNSPNDLWIVPSGGIYFTDPNYDTSSTPEIEGVYFLGPNKEKPICVEQTLTRPNGIIATPKGDTLYITDHGDNKTWRYTVNKNGGLKNKELVVEHGGDGITLDYKGRIYITDLGQNAINIYTVSGESIDQIDIPETPSNVAFGGEKRNILFVTARTSLYAIKTNSRAQEKTY from the coding sequence ATGATGGAAAGAATGTTTGTTATCGTACTTCTTTTGGCATGTTTCTTTAGTAACGGTCAAAATTTGAAATATGGAAAGGTGGAAAAAGTGGCTGGCGGGTTTAAATTTACAGAAGGACCAGCTGCCGATAGGGAAGGTAATCTCTATTTTTCAGATGTGATAGCTAGTAAAATATACAAATTCAACCCTAAGAAAGGGGTAGACACAGTTGTTGAAGATACAAAATGGGGGAATGGAATTTATATTTCTAAATCAAATGATTTGTTTTTTTGTCAAAATAAAGGTAAGAATTTGGTCAAATTGTTGACCAATGGTAAGGTTAAGCATTTGTTGACATCGGAAACCTCCAATTCATTAAATAGCCCAAATGATTTATGGATAGTGCCCTCTGGGGGCATTTATTTTACCGATCCCAATTATGATACTTCTTCCACTCCAGAAATAGAGGGTGTATACTTCTTAGGACCGAATAAAGAAAAACCTATTTGTGTTGAGCAGACGTTGACCCGACCTAACGGGATAATAGCGACGCCAAAGGGTGATACACTTTATATTACAGATCATGGGGATAATAAAACTTGGCGCTACACTGTAAATAAAAATGGTGGATTGAAGAACAAGGAGTTAGTGGTTGAACATGGTGGAGATGGTATTACTTTGGATTATAAAGGACGTATTTATATAACAGATCTAGGACAAAATGCAATAAACATCTATACTGTTTCCGGAGAATCCATAGATCAGATTGATATTCCTGAAACTCCCTCCAATGTGGCCTTTGGAGGTGAGAAAAGAAATATTCTTTTCGTTACTGCGAGAACTTCGTTATATGCCATCAAAACGAATTCTAGGGCTCAGGAAAAGACATACTAA
- a CDS encoding acyl-CoA dehydrogenase family protein, with protein sequence MIQTPLLPLEVYREIKEMTARFSAEHIRPIAEELDKNENFPDELYRKMGEQGLFGITVPESYGGNGLDVYAYAIIMEELSKGYASVADQCGVIELITTLLSTYGTDYQINKYTQDILKTNIKIAYCITESEAGSDVSNVTTTATKTQKGWVLNGSKQWIHNAPIADIGLVLARTEPELGHRGMSIFIVDLHSKGVSRGPKDHKMGQKASQIGALFFDDVLLLKENLLGELNKGFYIMMSVLEIGRVGIGALATGISQAAFERSLDYAKTRKQFGKPIAANQGIQWMLADMATQIQAGRNLVHQAALQLDNKITAGTACSMAKQYASDVAVKVTADAVQIFGGSGYIRGFEVERLYRDAKITQIYEGTNQIQRNIIAKRILSD encoded by the coding sequence ATGATCCAAACCCCTCTTTTGCCCTTAGAAGTGTATCGCGAAATAAAAGAAATGACTGCTAGGTTTTCTGCCGAACACATTAGGCCTATTGCTGAAGAACTTGATAAAAATGAAAATTTCCCAGATGAACTTTACCGTAAAATGGGAGAACAAGGTTTGTTTGGTATCACGGTGCCGGAAAGTTACGGGGGTAATGGATTGGATGTGTATGCCTACGCCATTATTATGGAAGAATTGTCTAAAGGATATGCTTCCGTTGCGGATCAATGTGGGGTAATCGAATTAATTACAACCTTATTGAGCACTTACGGTACGGATTATCAAATAAATAAATATACCCAAGACATTTTAAAAACCAATATTAAAATAGCTTACTGTATAACAGAATCAGAAGCTGGCTCAGACGTCTCCAATGTGACAACTACCGCAACCAAAACACAGAAGGGTTGGGTTCTTAACGGAAGTAAGCAATGGATCCACAATGCACCCATAGCAGATATTGGTTTGGTATTGGCTCGAACGGAACCAGAGTTGGGACATAGAGGAATGAGTATTTTTATTGTTGACCTACATTCCAAAGGAGTAAGCCGAGGGCCCAAAGATCATAAAATGGGACAAAAGGCTTCCCAAATTGGGGCACTCTTCTTTGATGATGTTCTTTTGCTAAAGGAAAATTTACTCGGGGAATTAAACAAAGGTTTTTATATAATGATGAGTGTATTGGAGATAGGACGCGTTGGTATAGGAGCTCTTGCTACCGGTATTTCACAGGCAGCGTTTGAGAGGTCTTTGGATTATGCTAAAACCCGTAAACAATTCGGTAAACCCATTGCCGCGAACCAAGGTATTCAATGGATGCTTGCCGATATGGCCACACAAATTCAGGCAGGAAGGAACCTTGTACATCAAGCAGCCCTACAATTGGATAATAAGATTACCGCTGGAACGGCATGTTCCATGGCCAAGCAATACGCCAGCGATGTGGCCGTGAAGGTTACTGCCGATGCAGTGCAAATATTTGGAGGCAGCGGTTACATAAGGGGCTTCGAGGTGGAAAGATTATATAGGGATGCAAAAATTACACAGATTTATGAAGGAACCAATCAGATTCAAAGAAATATTATTGCCAAGCGTATTCTTTCTGATTGA
- a CDS encoding YybH family protein has product MKILIPIASLIFLTSCSRATHKENTFTPEDEKKAIIAMTNERFERMLAEKDPQKIAQIYTENTVANPVYMPQNDEVLIGKQAILKWGVQFFRTYALTAGNSNQVLYDNWIISPTTAVHRYESKGYFIELSTGDSIKVDQKTTDVFEKVNGKWLYSSHMWNCNSEEIKMFNPDCN; this is encoded by the coding sequence ATGAAAATTTTAATACCTATTGCAAGTCTGATTTTCTTAACAAGTTGTTCCCGAGCAACCCATAAAGAAAACACATTCACCCCTGAAGATGAGAAAAAAGCAATTATAGCTATGACCAATGAACGCTTTGAAAGAATGTTAGCAGAAAAAGACCCACAGAAAATTGCACAAATATACACGGAAAACACGGTAGCGAATCCAGTTTATATGCCCCAGAATGACGAAGTTCTCATTGGAAAACAGGCAATTTTAAAATGGGGCGTACAGTTTTTTAGGACTTATGCACTAACTGCTGGGAATAGTAATCAAGTTCTCTACGATAATTGGATAATCTCCCCTACCACCGCTGTACACAGATACGAAAGCAAAGGTTACTTTATTGAGTTATCTACCGGTGACTCCATAAAGGTTGATCAAAAAACTACCGACGTTTTCGAAAAAGTAAACGGGAAATGGCTGTATTCCTCCCATATGTGGAACTGTAATTCCGAAGAAATAAAAATGTTTAACCCCGATTGCAATTAA
- a CDS encoding sulfatase: protein MLSKDEIKEEIDSLGKSLDHAWLRWFDHAVGALVTKLKENGIYENTLIVITSDHGNYNLGKTTLYEGGVKVPLLTHWPKTIVKDPYDELLQDIDFMPTFLQLAGVDMDEVEYSMDGVSLKNALIGSKDSLHEYLFFALGFARGVTAKEWKYIAVRYDEQTQIKLKMEWSLKG from the coding sequence TTGCTATCTAAAGATGAAATCAAAGAAGAGATTGATAGTTTGGGAAAATCATTGGATCATGCCTGGCTACGTTGGTTTGACCACGCTGTGGGTGCATTGGTTACCAAATTGAAAGAAAATGGGATTTATGAAAACACTTTGATCGTAATCACTTCAGATCATGGTAATTACAATTTGGGAAAAACAACATTATATGAGGGAGGGGTAAAAGTACCTTTATTAACGCATTGGCCTAAAACTATAGTTAAGGACCCTTATGATGAACTATTGCAAGATATAGATTTCATGCCAACTTTTCTTCAACTCGCAGGAGTGGATATGGATGAGGTTGAATACTCAATGGATGGGGTTAGTCTAAAAAATGCATTGATTGGTAGTAAAGATTCCCTGCATGAATATTTATTCTTTGCGCTGGGTTTTGCCAGGGGAGTAACCGCCAAGGAATGGAAGTACATAGCTGTTCGCTATGATGAGCAAACCCAAATCAAATTGAAAATGGAGTGGAGTTTAAAGGGTTGA
- a CDS encoding VCBS repeat-containing protein, producing MKDHKITGVKFRNDLDDTGKVNFLSHTFIYNGAGVAVGDINNDGLDDIFFSGNMRSSELYLNKGNLHFENITEKAGVNDGKDHWATGVNMVDINSDGWLDIYVCYTNRDEPSKRKNRFYINQKNGKFKDEAQKYGLDDASYSVQAVFFDFDRDNDLDMYLLNYNSDHISSTNWEYVKHTRDLYAGDKLFENRDGKFHDISNKAGIKGSPLGYGLGVAVADINGDNYPDLYISNDFVEPDYLYINNGNGTFSDQLPQYFQHISQFSMGSDLSDYNNDGAVDLLTIDMLPEDNKRQKLLYGPENYEAYARQVLNGYYHQSMRNMLHLNNSNGTFSEIGQLAGVSNTDWSWSALLADYDNDGWKDLFITNGYYKDVTNKDFLKFKGDYYFEQQIKGEEPDTTYIVKNTVSTPISNYIYRNEGDLRFKDMSKCWGISDLPGFSNGAAYSDLDMDGDLDLVINNVNGFASIYENRSNVVYPNRNFIKLDLKGSKGNLGAYNSKINIFSQNGNQFYEKMPVRGFQSAMSPLIHIGLGEINQIDSVVIDWDPTRKSIIKNPKLNTTIVIDKQESEIRSTRNKTNQDPVLLGKKDIINHQHKEYPINDFKRQRLLLTMPSNSGPVIKTADLNSDGLEDVIIGSSKGSYTEIYYQKEDGTFLIKKLDSTFNHGTTTSLELADFNGDGLLDIYEGNGGYHDYTPRDKNLQDRLYLNVESRFKFQNNLPVMTISTGSVTSSDFDNDGDLDLYVGARIVPGMYPLTPPSYLLCNDGHGNFTDCTENLAPSFEDLGMITSSSSFDFDKDGWDDLILAGEYMPITFYQNQSGKGFKNVTAEVFQSGFTGLWSAIEKADYDNDGDIDLVLGNFGLNSQLKASVKEPLSIYFGDFNKDGAIDPIVTSFIQGKKYPFASRDAITNQMISLRRKFPTYEKFSEAILEEVLDENQLGQASILTAVNLTSVYLENVSGRFILRNLPLEAQFAPIQCIFTTDINDDGYLDILTGGNQSFIRIRLGAIDASYGQVFLGDGKGNFRLLPQKDSGLKLKGDVKSIDTLKVGNKEYYLFGMNNAPLETYLKKQ from the coding sequence TTGAAAGATCACAAGATAACAGGAGTGAAGTTCCGTAATGACTTGGATGATACGGGTAAGGTTAATTTTTTATCCCATACTTTCATATACAACGGAGCCGGGGTGGCTGTTGGGGATATTAACAATGATGGTTTGGATGATATTTTCTTTAGTGGCAATATGCGCAGTAGCGAATTATATTTGAACAAAGGTAATTTGCATTTTGAAAATATAACTGAAAAGGCCGGAGTAAATGATGGTAAAGACCATTGGGCTACTGGCGTGAACATGGTTGATATAAATAGCGATGGCTGGCTGGATATTTATGTTTGCTATACCAATAGGGATGAGCCTTCCAAACGGAAGAATAGATTCTATATCAATCAAAAAAATGGAAAATTCAAAGATGAAGCTCAAAAATATGGTTTAGATGATGCGTCGTACAGCGTCCAAGCTGTTTTCTTTGATTTTGATAGGGATAATGATTTGGATATGTATTTGTTGAATTATAATTCTGACCATATTTCGTCCACCAATTGGGAGTATGTGAAACACACCCGTGATCTTTATGCCGGTGATAAGCTCTTCGAAAACAGGGACGGAAAATTCCATGATATTAGTAATAAAGCGGGAATAAAAGGTTCACCATTGGGGTATGGACTTGGAGTTGCAGTAGCTGACATTAATGGAGATAATTATCCGGATCTCTACATATCAAATGATTTTGTAGAACCTGATTACCTGTACATCAATAATGGAAATGGCACCTTTTCAGATCAGTTGCCTCAGTATTTTCAACATATAAGTCAATTTTCAATGGGATCGGATCTTAGCGACTACAATAATGATGGAGCCGTAGACCTTTTGACCATAGATATGCTTCCAGAAGACAATAAAAGACAGAAACTGCTTTACGGTCCCGAGAATTATGAGGCTTATGCCAGGCAAGTTCTCAATGGATACTATCACCAAAGTATGCGTAACATGCTGCATCTAAACAATAGTAACGGAACTTTTAGCGAAATTGGTCAATTGGCAGGGGTTAGTAATACGGATTGGAGTTGGAGTGCGCTACTGGCTGACTATGACAACGATGGTTGGAAAGATTTATTTATTACCAACGGCTATTATAAAGATGTTACAAATAAAGATTTTCTGAAGTTTAAGGGGGACTATTATTTTGAACAACAAATTAAGGGGGAAGAGCCGGATACTACCTATATAGTAAAGAATACGGTATCGACCCCAATTTCCAATTATATTTATAGAAATGAAGGTGATTTGCGCTTTAAGGACATGTCAAAATGTTGGGGAATTTCTGATCTACCTGGTTTTTCCAATGGGGCTGCTTATAGTGATTTGGATATGGATGGAGATCTGGACCTTGTTATAAATAATGTTAACGGATTCGCTTCCATATACGAAAATCGTTCTAATGTGGTGTATCCCAATCGCAACTTTATAAAATTAGACCTTAAAGGATCAAAGGGTAATTTGGGTGCATACAATTCAAAGATTAACATTTTTTCCCAGAACGGGAACCAGTTCTATGAAAAAATGCCCGTGCGGGGATTTCAATCGGCAATGAGTCCATTAATCCATATTGGTCTGGGTGAAATTAATCAAATTGATTCCGTTGTTATTGATTGGGATCCTACCCGCAAATCCATAATTAAGAACCCAAAACTCAATACCACAATAGTAATTGATAAACAAGAAAGTGAAATTAGATCAACAAGGAATAAAACGAATCAAGACCCTGTTCTATTGGGAAAAAAAGATATTATAAACCATCAACACAAAGAATATCCTATCAATGACTTTAAAAGACAGCGACTTTTATTGACCATGCCATCAAATTCAGGACCCGTAATTAAAACTGCCGACTTGAACAGTGACGGTTTGGAAGATGTAATCATCGGGTCTTCAAAAGGTAGCTATACAGAGATTTACTATCAGAAAGAAGATGGGACTTTCCTTATTAAAAAATTAGATTCAACTTTTAACCATGGAACCACAACCTCATTAGAGCTTGCCGATTTTAATGGGGACGGTCTCTTGGATATTTATGAAGGCAACGGCGGTTACCACGATTATACTCCAAGGGATAAAAATTTACAGGATCGATTATATTTAAATGTTGAATCCAGATTTAAATTTCAGAATAATCTGCCTGTTATGACTATTAGCACAGGTTCTGTTACAAGTTCGGATTTTGATAATGATGGAGATTTGGATTTATATGTAGGGGCTAGAATAGTTCCAGGTATGTACCCCTTGACTCCCCCAAGCTATCTACTATGTAATGATGGACATGGTAATTTCACGGATTGTACCGAGAATTTAGCACCATCCTTTGAGGATCTAGGGATGATCACCAGTTCCTCTTCTTTCGATTTTGACAAGGATGGGTGGGATGATCTCATCTTGGCAGGCGAATATATGCCCATAACTTTTTACCAAAACCAAAGTGGAAAGGGCTTTAAAAATGTTACGGCAGAAGTTTTTCAATCAGGGTTTACTGGACTATGGTCCGCTATCGAAAAGGCAGACTACGATAACGATGGTGATATAGATTTGGTTCTGGGGAATTTTGGTCTCAACTCCCAGTTGAAAGCCAGTGTAAAGGAGCCGCTGTCAATTTATTTTGGGGATTTCAATAAAGATGGTGCAATAGATCCCATTGTAACCTCCTTCATTCAGGGAAAAAAATATCCTTTTGCCAGTAGGGATGCAATTACCAACCAAATGATTTCTTTAAGACGAAAATTCCCCACCTATGAAAAATTTTCGGAAGCAATTTTGGAAGAGGTACTTGACGAAAATCAGCTAGGACAGGCTTCTATCTTGACCGCTGTAAACCTTACATCTGTATACCTAGAGAATGTAAGTGGAAGGTTTATACTTCGCAACCTTCCTTTAGAGGCCCAATTCGCTCCTATTCAATGTATATTTACAACGGATATAAACGATGATGGATACCTTGATATACTAACTGGGGGTAACCAGAGTTTTATTCGAATAAGACTGGGCGCAATAGACGCTAGCTACGGTCAGGTTTTCTTAGGTGACGGTAAAGGGAACTTTAGGTTACTTCCTCAAAAAGATTCCGGACTAAAATTAAAAGGAGATGTTAAATCTATCGATACTTTAAAGGTAGGTAATAAAGAATATTACTTATTCGGGATGAATAATGCCCCTTTAGAAACATATTTAAAAAAACAATGA